One stretch of Punica granatum isolate Tunisia-2019 chromosome 5, ASM765513v2, whole genome shotgun sequence DNA includes these proteins:
- the LOC116207572 gene encoding endoplasmic reticulum-Golgi intermediate compartment protein 3, translated as MGVKQALKSLDAFPRAEDHLLQKTQSGALVSVVGLVIMATLFAHELRYYLTTYTVHQMSVDLKRGETLPIHINVTFPSLPCDVLSVDAIDMSGKHEVDLDTNIWKLRLNSYGHIIGTEYLSDLVEKEHIHKHDEGGDHHEHSEEKTHGHTFDHDAEKMIKKVKQALANGEGCRVYGVLDVQRVAGNFHISVHGLNIFVAQMIFDGAKNVNVSHIIHDLSFGPKYPGLHNPLDGTERILRSTSGTFKYYIKIVPTEYRYISKEVLPTNQFSVTEYFSHMNEYDRSWPAVYFLYDLSPITVTIREERRSFLHFITRLCAVLGGTFALTGMLDRWMYRLLEALTKPNTRSIIR; from the exons ATGGGGGTTAAGCAAGCTTTGAAGAGCCTCGATGCGTTCCCTCGCGCAGAGGACCACTTGCTGCAGAAAACGCAATCGGGAGCGCTTG TTTCCGTTGTTGGGCTAGTTATAATGGCCACTCTATTCGCGCACGAGCTGAGATATTATCTCACGACGTATACAGTTCATCAG ATGTCAGTAGACTTGAAACGTGGAGAGACGCTTCCAATTCACATTAATGTGACATTTCCATCTTTACCATGCGATG TTCTAAGTGTGGATGCTATTGATATGTCGGGCAAGCATGAAGTGGATCTTGACACAAACATTTGGAAA CTTCGCCTCAACAGCTATGGCCATATTATTGGTACTGAATATCTTTCTGACCTTGTGGAGAAGGAACATATTCACAAACATG ATGAGGGGGGTGATCATCATGAACATTCAGAGGAGAAGACTCACGGACATACCTTCGATCACGATGCAGAAAAGATGATAAAGAAGGTCAAGCAAGCCTTGGCAAATGGAGAAGGCTGCCGG GTGTATGGGGTTCTAGATGTCCAAAGGGTTGCTGGTAACTTCCATATTTCAGTGCATGGTTTGAACATATTTGTTGCCCAGATG ATTTTTGACGGAGCTAAGAATGTAAATGTAAGCCACATAATCCATGACCTATCTTTTGGGCCGAAATATCCTGGACTTCATAATCCTCTTGATGGGACGGAGCGAATTCTACGCAGTACAAGTGGAACATTCAAATATTACATAAAG ATAGTTCCAACTGAATATCGGTACATTTCAAAAGAAGTATTGCCAACAAATCAATTCTCTGTCACTGAATACTTTTCCCATATGAATGAGTATGATCGATCTTGGCCAG CGGTTTACTTCTTGTATGATCTATCACCAATTACTGTAACAATTAGGGAGGAGCGCCGCAGTTTTCTCCACTTTATCACCCGGCTTTGTGCAGTGCTAGGTGGTACTTTTGCTTTGACAG GCATGCTTGATCGGTGGATGTACAGGCTTCTTGAGGCATTGACAAAGCCCAACACCAGAAGTATCATCCGATAA
- the LOC116207571 gene encoding uncharacterized protein LOC116207571, which translates to MENSAAESLRARNEEESASDSLHSSQACDQKETSGESSFIQQSRRPNLSSLQIPTRSLESAMSSFIRIDIPSSPSSTRAGLPPRPNSAKIRSSVKNLLPQRSFRTKNVSHEIEKTVLVIPDMLPSDGCPDKPSTSRSFSLNKIFFPSSAKADSLPATPISSSGSETAQQRNQETAHCSKPEVKHHITRSFSVPVNIKNRSLRRTDSGGLIRVIPATPRPPAAEHQSPNDGVTEDIATEDNGEDIPEEEAVCRICMVELAEGGETLKMECSCKGELALAHQECAIKWFSIKGNKTCDICKQDVRNLPVTLLRLQRPQTVIRRSQNVPQQREVTRYRVWQDVPVLVMVSMLAYFCFLEQLLVSDLGPRALAISLPFSCVLGLLSSLISSTMVSRSYIWAYASFQFAIVILFAHIFYTILNVNAILSVLLSSFTGFGIAISTNSLLVEYLRWRASRQQRQSHPYADRAPRDRQQREVQQGQQQENQNQVHHQQTTDVQSAAPTESSMQQEPVVRST; encoded by the exons ATGGAGAATTCGGCTGCCGAGAGTCTCCGAGCTCGCAATGAAGAAGAATCAGCTTCAGATTCCCTCCACAGTTCCCAG GCATGTGATCAAAAGGAAACAAGTGGAGAGAGCTCCTTCATTCAACAGTCTAGGCGGCCAAATCTGTCCTCTCTTCAAATACCTACGAGATCTCTAGAAAGTGCTATGTCTTCTTTTATTCGAATAGATATCCCTTCAAGTCCTAGTTCCACTAGAGCTGGACTACCTCCCAGACCCAATTCGGCCAAGATTAGATCATCAGTGAAAAATCTGCTTCCTCAAAGAAGCTTTCGGACAAAAAATGTGTCCCATGAAATTGAGAAGACAGTTCTCGTGATCCCAGATATGCTTCCTTCAGATGGCTGTCCCGATAAACCTTCTACTTCAAGGTCATTTTCTCTCAATAAAATCTTTTTCCCTTCCTCAGCAAAAGCAGATTCTCTGCCTGCTACACCAATCTCAAGTTCAGGTTCTGAGACTGCACAGCAAAGAAATCAGGAAACTGCACACTGTTCT AAACCAGAAGTTAAGCATCATATTACGCGCTCATTCTCAGTTCCAGTGAACATTAAGAATAGAAGTCTAAGGCGAACAGATTCTGGGGGTCTTATCCGTGTAATTCCAGCCACACCTCGTCCTCCAGCTGCTGAACATCAATCCCCAAATGATGGTGTAACAGAAGATATTG CTACTGAAGACAATGGTGAAGATATTCCAGAGGAAGAAGCTGTTTGCAGAATTTGTATGGTTGAGCTTGCTGAAGGAGGCGAGACTCTCAAAATGGAATGTAGCTGCAAGGGAGAACTTGCACTTGCTCACCAAGAATGTGCAATCAAGTGGTTCAGCATCAAAGGGAACAAAACTTGTGACATCTGTAAGCAGGATGTCCGAAACTTACCAGTAACATTACTAAGACTACAACGCCCTCAGACTGTAATTAGAAGATCACAAAATGTCCCTCAACAGAGAGAAGTCACTCGGTACAG GGTGTGGCAGGATGTACCAGTCCTTGTCATGGTCAGCATGCTTGCTTACTTTTGCTTTCTGGAGCAACTTTTG GTTTCAGACTTGGGACCCCGTGCACTTGCAATATCTTTGCCATTCTCTTGTGTTTTAGGTCTCCTTTCTTCCTTGATTTCTTCGACAATGG TGAGCAGGAGTTACATATGGGCATATGCATCCTTTCAGTTCGCAATTGTGATCCTTTTTGCTCATATTTTTTACACTATA CTTAATGTAAATGCTATTCTCTCGGTCCTCCTCTCCTCGTTCACGGGATTTGGGATTGCCATCAGCACCAACTCCCTCCTTGTGGAGTATCTTAGATGGAGGGCAAGTAGGCAACAGAGACAATCGCACCCATATGCGGATAGAGCTCCACGGGATCGACAGCAGCGTGAAGTACAGCAGGGACAGCAGCAAGAGAACCAAAACCAGGTCCATCATCAACAAACAACAGACGTTCAAAGTGCGGCGCCCACAGAAAGTTCAATGCAGCAAGAACCAGTGGTCCGGAGCACGTAA